One stretch of Dyella jiangningensis DNA includes these proteins:
- a CDS encoding NAD(P)/FAD-dependent oxidoreductase, with protein MSTITEADVIVIGAGMAGASVAYFLAPHARVVVLEREQHAGVHSTGRSAALFSETYGSAQVRALSRATRPFLERPPEGFAQHPILSPRGTVIIGSSEQAGAVQAMYEEMAPLGDGVRMVDGDWLRSRVPVLRPEAAEIGLFEPGSADIDVNELHQGFLRALRARDGKLRVNVAIRSIERGPGHWFVDAGDEAFRAPLLVNAAGAWVDEVAALAGVAPIGIQPRRRSAFLFQPPLDVDTAHWPFVMDVEETFYFKPDAGLLMGCPANADPVSPHDVQPEELDIAMGIHRIEEATTMTIRRPTRTWAGLRSFVADGDLVGGFAPDRNDFFWVAAQGGYGIQTSAAMGEACANLVLGRALPEHLQAAGVTADVLAPRRLSR; from the coding sequence ATGAGCACGATCACGGAAGCTGATGTCATCGTCATCGGTGCCGGCATGGCCGGCGCTTCGGTCGCCTACTTCCTGGCGCCCCACGCACGCGTGGTGGTGCTCGAGCGCGAGCAGCACGCCGGCGTGCATTCCACCGGCCGCTCCGCCGCCTTGTTCTCCGAGACCTATGGCTCGGCACAGGTGCGCGCGCTGTCGCGGGCCACGCGGCCATTCCTGGAGCGTCCGCCCGAAGGCTTCGCCCAGCATCCGATCCTGTCGCCGCGTGGCACGGTGATCATCGGCAGCAGCGAGCAGGCGGGCGCCGTGCAGGCGATGTACGAGGAGATGGCGCCGCTCGGCGATGGCGTGCGCATGGTCGACGGCGACTGGTTGCGGAGCAGGGTGCCCGTGCTGCGCCCGGAAGCGGCGGAGATCGGCTTGTTCGAACCGGGCTCCGCGGACATCGACGTCAACGAGCTGCACCAGGGCTTCCTGCGCGCGCTGCGTGCGCGGGATGGCAAGCTGCGCGTCAACGTCGCCATCCGTTCGATCGAACGCGGACCGGGCCATTGGTTCGTGGATGCTGGCGACGAAGCGTTCCGCGCACCGCTGCTGGTGAACGCCGCCGGCGCGTGGGTGGATGAAGTCGCCGCCCTTGCCGGCGTCGCCCCGATCGGCATCCAGCCCCGGCGCCGTTCGGCTTTCCTGTTCCAGCCACCGTTGGACGTGGATACCGCGCACTGGCCCTTCGTGATGGACGTGGAAGAGACCTTCTACTTCAAGCCCGATGCCGGCCTGCTGATGGGTTGTCCCGCGAACGCCGACCCGGTGTCGCCGCATGACGTGCAGCCGGAAGAACTCGACATCGCCATGGGCATCCACCGCATCGAGGAAGCCACCACGATGACCATCCGTCGGCCCACCCGTACGTGGGCGGGATTGCGTTCGTTCGTCGCCGATGGCGACCTGGTGGGAGGCTTCGCGCCGGACCGCAACGATTTCTTCTGGGTGGCGGCGCAGGGCGGCTACGGCATCCAGACCTCCGCCGCGATGGGCGAAGCCTGCGCGAACCTCGTCCTGGGACGCGCGCTGCCGGAGCATCTGCAGGCCGCCGGCGTCACCGCCGACGTGCTTGCGCCGCGGCGTCTCTCGCGATAG
- a CDS encoding anthranilate synthase component II translates to MLLMIDNYDSFTFNLVQYLGELGQSVKVVRNDALDVAGIRALKPTHIMISPGPGTPDDAGVSLDVLSELAGEIPVFGVCLGHQAIGQVFGGKVIRAKQIMHGKTSPVRHRGQGVFAGLPDPFEATRYHSLVVEQDSLPDCLEVTAWTENPDGSIDEIMGLRHKTLKVEGVQFHPESILTQYGHDLLRNFLGLPLKLAA, encoded by the coding sequence ATGCTCCTGATGATCGACAACTACGACAGCTTCACCTTCAACCTCGTGCAGTACCTGGGCGAGCTAGGGCAGTCGGTGAAAGTAGTGCGCAACGATGCGCTCGATGTGGCGGGTATCCGCGCGCTCAAGCCCACGCACATCATGATCTCGCCGGGGCCGGGCACGCCGGACGACGCCGGCGTGTCGCTGGACGTGCTGAGTGAGCTCGCCGGGGAGATCCCGGTGTTCGGCGTATGCCTGGGCCACCAGGCGATCGGCCAGGTGTTCGGTGGCAAGGTGATCCGCGCCAAGCAGATCATGCACGGCAAGACCTCGCCGGTGCGCCATCGCGGGCAGGGCGTGTTCGCTGGCCTGCCGGATCCGTTCGAGGCCACGCGCTACCACTCGCTGGTGGTCGAACAGGATTCGCTGCCCGATTGCCTGGAAGTCACCGCGTGGACGGAGAATCCCGACGGCTCGATCGACGAGATCATGGGGCTGCGCCACAAGACGCTGAAGGTCGAGGGCGTGCAGTTCCATCCCGAATCGATCCTCACGCAGTACGGCCACGACCTCTTGCGCAATTTCCTGGGCCTGCCGCTGAAGCTCGCGGCATGA
- a CDS encoding dipeptide epimerase codes for MKITDIQFGMLRVPLKTPFKTALRTVGTVEDIVVMVHTDTGHVGYGEAPATAVITGDTHGSIVDAIRHYIAPRLIGQDIADLNRLTQLIQSSMEKNTSAKAAVEIAIYDLWGQLYNAPLYKLLGGGDPVITTDITISVDYIDKMVADSISAVERGFESLKIKVGKDIGVDIERVKAIYAAVENRALLRLDANQGWTAKQAVYALQTLEDAGVRLELVEQPVKARDLEGMRYVTERVHTPIMADESVFGPMEVIDLIQMRAADIINIKLMKTGGISNAIRIADIAAMYGVECMIGCMLETSISVAAAVHVAVAKSAVITKVDLDGPSLCQYNPIDGGVIFNESEISVTDAPGLGIREIRGLEKLSD; via the coding sequence ATGAAGATCACCGACATCCAGTTCGGCATGCTGCGGGTGCCCTTGAAGACACCCTTCAAGACGGCGTTGCGCACCGTGGGCACGGTCGAAGACATCGTGGTGATGGTGCACACCGATACCGGCCACGTCGGCTACGGCGAAGCGCCGGCCACGGCCGTCATCACCGGCGACACGCATGGATCGATCGTCGACGCGATCCGCCATTACATCGCGCCGCGTCTGATCGGCCAGGACATCGCCGACCTCAACCGGCTCACCCAGCTGATCCAGAGTTCGATGGAGAAGAACACCAGCGCCAAGGCCGCGGTGGAAATCGCCATCTACGACCTGTGGGGCCAGCTCTACAACGCGCCGCTGTACAAGCTGCTCGGCGGTGGCGACCCGGTGATCACCACCGACATCACCATCAGCGTGGACTACATCGACAAGATGGTCGCCGATTCCATCAGTGCGGTGGAGCGCGGCTTCGAGTCGCTGAAGATCAAGGTGGGCAAGGACATCGGCGTTGACATCGAGCGCGTCAAGGCCATCTATGCTGCGGTGGAGAACCGCGCGCTGCTGCGCCTGGACGCCAACCAGGGCTGGACGGCCAAACAGGCCGTCTATGCACTGCAGACGCTGGAAGACGCCGGCGTGCGGCTGGAGCTGGTGGAACAGCCGGTGAAGGCGCGCGACCTGGAAGGCATGCGCTATGTCACCGAGCGCGTGCACACGCCGATCATGGCCGACGAAAGCGTGTTTGGCCCGATGGAAGTGATCGACCTGATCCAGATGCGCGCGGCCGACATCATCAACATCAAGCTGATGAAGACCGGCGGCATCTCCAACGCCATCCGCATCGCCGACATCGCCGCGATGTACGGCGTGGAATGCATGATCGGCTGCATGCTGGAGACGAGCATCAGCGTGGCGGCCGCGGTGCATGTCGCGGTGGCCAAGTCGGCGGTGATCACCAAGGTGGATCTGGACGGCCCCTCGCTGTGCCAGTACAACCCCATCGACGGGGGCGTGATCTTCAACGAGTCGGAGATCTCGGTCACCGACGCGCCCGGATTGGGAATCCGGGAGATCCGTGGCCTGGAAAAACTGAGCGACTGA
- a CDS encoding L,D-transpeptidase family protein gives MKPVHRHSLLHAMFVLGVGAAAYVAGQASAAQADANWHQSKQMVLVVTPDWNADHGVLRTYERKDNTWQAVGTAQDVTVGRSGAAWGLGLNGPQTEGPQKHEGDGRAAAGVFRIGPVFGYADHADTRMPYQAMQMSDWCVDVDGSPYYNQIVDANKVGEKAVAGSSEPMRRDLHLDGDQRYKLGFVIEQNAQGKAGNGSCIFAHLWKSPTDATAGCTAMPESAMRGLLAWLKPEDQPVFVLLPQDAYRRLAATWHLPVWGKQP, from the coding sequence ATGAAGCCTGTGCATCGCCATTCCCTTCTCCACGCCATGTTCGTGCTGGGCGTGGGCGCCGCGGCCTACGTCGCCGGACAGGCGTCCGCCGCGCAGGCCGACGCCAACTGGCATCAGTCGAAGCAGATGGTGCTGGTGGTCACCCCGGACTGGAACGCCGATCACGGCGTGCTGCGCACCTACGAGCGCAAGGACAATACGTGGCAGGCCGTCGGCACCGCGCAGGATGTCACCGTCGGACGGTCGGGCGCGGCCTGGGGGCTGGGTCTCAACGGCCCGCAGACCGAGGGGCCGCAGAAGCACGAAGGCGATGGCCGTGCCGCTGCGGGCGTGTTCCGCATCGGTCCGGTGTTCGGTTATGCCGACCATGCGGATACCCGCATGCCTTACCAGGCGATGCAGATGAGCGACTGGTGCGTCGATGTCGACGGTTCGCCGTACTACAACCAGATCGTCGATGCGAACAAGGTGGGCGAGAAGGCCGTCGCCGGTTCCAGCGAGCCGATGCGTCGCGATCTTCATCTGGATGGCGACCAGCGCTACAAGCTCGGCTTCGTGATCGAGCAGAACGCACAAGGCAAGGCCGGCAACGGCAGCTGCATCTTCGCGCATCTTTGGAAATCACCCACCGACGCCACCGCCGGCTGTACGGCGATGCCGGAATCGGCCATGCGCGGACTGCTGGCCTGGTTGAAACCGGAAGACCAGCCCGTATTCGTGTTGTTGCCGCAGGACGCCTATCGGCGTCTCGCCGCGACCTGGCATCTGCCCGTATGGGGCAAGCAGCCTTGA
- a CDS encoding MurR/RpiR family transcriptional regulator, protein MSSLVKIRSERDQMSAVERRIADFILENAQLLRDYSSQQLANALGISQSSVVKFTQKLGFKGYPDLKYSVGEAIARADNGDAGEIATDLRGGETELRANELWRRKSEAEEETRLINAPKTLQAVADAIAAAGCKGKVFMIGLGDDDIYARSFALRLSLLGIPSVHNFDAPRMAASVSAAGAGDVLLVFSEHGSHQALCKIGRFFRERRGLLISVTRHTSNPLRALADLALLVSAHDDRPYIQPVLYQSALQHLLDRVFVQLCEGDEQRHVQLLANLERVQQALEP, encoded by the coding sequence ATGTCATCCCTGGTGAAAATCCGCTCCGAGCGCGACCAGATGTCGGCGGTCGAGCGGCGCATCGCCGATTTCATCCTGGAAAACGCCCAGTTGCTGCGCGACTACTCCTCGCAGCAACTGGCGAACGCGCTGGGCATCAGCCAGTCCAGCGTGGTGAAGTTCACGCAGAAGCTGGGCTTCAAGGGCTATCCCGACCTGAAATACTCGGTGGGCGAGGCGATTGCCCGCGCGGACAATGGCGACGCGGGCGAGATCGCCACCGACCTGCGCGGCGGCGAAACCGAGCTGCGCGCCAACGAGCTCTGGCGGCGCAAGTCCGAGGCCGAAGAGGAAACCCGCCTGATCAATGCGCCCAAGACGCTGCAGGCCGTGGCCGATGCCATTGCGGCGGCAGGCTGCAAGGGCAAGGTCTTCATGATCGGCCTGGGCGACGACGACATCTATGCACGCAGCTTCGCCTTGCGCCTGTCGCTGCTCGGCATTCCGAGCGTGCACAACTTCGATGCGCCGCGCATGGCCGCGAGCGTGTCGGCCGCGGGCGCGGGCGACGTGCTGCTGGTGTTCTCCGAGCACGGCAGCCACCAGGCGCTGTGCAAGATCGGCCGCTTCTTCCGTGAGCGGCGTGGACTGCTGATCTCCGTAACTCGCCATACCTCCAACCCGCTGCGCGCACTTGCCGATCTCGCGCTGCTGGTCTCGGCACACGACGATCGCCCGTACATCCAGCCGGTGTTGTACCAGTCCGCGCTGCAGCACCTGCTCGATCGCGTCTTCGTGCAATTGTGCGAAGGCGACGAGCAGCGCCACGTTCAGTTGCTGGCGAACCTGGAACGCGTCCAGCAAGCACTCGAACCGTAG
- a CDS encoding dicarboxylate/amino acid:cation symporter, translating into MSATTRVLIGLALGALGGLALAAWQPDHAVQVANAVQPFGRLWLNALQMTVVPLVFALVVVGVNTASDAAASGRIARRAIVAFILILTGGALFAAAAAPRLFSLFSHNAGLTRALESAVATHAPTTATGVGWAEWFNGIVPSNAIMAAAQSAMLPLVVFALFFGFGLTRIDAERRQLVIHFFQAIADTMIVVVRWVLWVAPLGVFALILSVCARAGLHMLSALGIYVLVECLLYVAVTLLMLPVAMVWGGETLRRFVPALVPAQIVAASTQSSLASLPAMLESAERRLGYPAQVNALVLPMAVSLFRLTSPVQYVVSACFIAWAYGIEVSAAQLAAAALLAVVISLGSVGLPGAVSFMATNLPVAQAMGVPVGPLGLMLAVDALPDALATLGNVTADLTATSVVARQSAAETA; encoded by the coding sequence TTGAGCGCGACGACGCGGGTGTTGATCGGCCTTGCGCTGGGCGCCCTGGGCGGCCTGGCGCTGGCGGCGTGGCAACCCGACCATGCGGTGCAGGTAGCCAATGCGGTACAGCCGTTTGGACGCCTGTGGCTCAACGCGTTGCAGATGACGGTGGTGCCGCTGGTGTTCGCGCTGGTGGTGGTCGGCGTGAACACGGCCAGCGACGCGGCAGCATCGGGACGCATTGCGCGACGCGCGATCGTGGCCTTCATCCTGATCCTGACCGGCGGCGCCTTGTTCGCCGCAGCCGCGGCTCCTCGCCTGTTCTCGCTGTTTTCGCACAACGCCGGACTGACCCGCGCACTGGAAAGCGCAGTCGCTACGCACGCGCCGACGACGGCCACGGGCGTGGGCTGGGCGGAATGGTTCAACGGCATCGTGCCTTCCAACGCCATCATGGCCGCGGCGCAGAGCGCGATGCTGCCGCTGGTGGTGTTCGCGTTGTTCTTCGGCTTCGGGCTCACCCGCATCGACGCGGAGCGACGGCAGCTGGTGATCCATTTCTTCCAGGCCATCGCCGACACCATGATCGTCGTCGTGCGCTGGGTGCTGTGGGTGGCGCCGCTGGGCGTGTTCGCGCTGATCCTGTCCGTGTGCGCGCGCGCCGGCCTGCACATGCTCAGCGCGCTGGGCATCTATGTACTGGTGGAATGCCTGTTGTACGTGGCGGTGACGCTGCTGATGCTGCCGGTGGCGATGGTCTGGGGTGGCGAGACATTGCGCCGCTTCGTGCCGGCACTGGTGCCGGCACAGATCGTCGCGGCCAGCACGCAGTCCTCGCTCGCCTCGTTGCCCGCGATGCTGGAAAGTGCGGAGCGCCGGCTCGGCTATCCCGCGCAGGTCAATGCGCTGGTGTTGCCCATGGCGGTGAGCCTGTTCCGACTGACCAGCCCGGTGCAGTACGTGGTGTCTGCCTGCTTCATCGCCTGGGCCTACGGTATCGAGGTGAGCGCGGCCCAGCTCGCCGCGGCGGCCTTGCTGGCCGTGGTGATCAGCCTGGGCTCGGTGGGATTGCCGGGCGCCGTGAGCTTCATGGCGACCAACCTGCCGGTGGCGCAGGCCATGGGAGTGCCGGTCGGCCCGCTCGGCCTGATGCTCGCCGTCGATGCACTGCCTGATGCGTTGGCCACCCTGGGCAACGTCACGGCCGACCTTACCGCCACCAGCGTGGTGGCGCGCCAATCTGCTGCGGAAACTGCATGA